From Methanococcus maripaludis, one genomic window encodes:
- a CDS encoding tRNA pseudouridine(38-40) synthase TruA: protein MYIFKIAYDGRLSFQTQPHGETVCDKISNALLDCGYLDDKDRVPLYHGGRTDRGVSALGNYIVYEMDKKPVLPRVQSNLKKDGIWVLGCKEIDTFPEIEYRHYQYNLPNKNHDVELMKKASEKLIGTHYFQNLSKRDKTKVKDPVRTLHDIKISSNDYFITIDIFGESFLWNMVRRIIRLLSDVGKHKFEDPEKFIELILSKDYNKGYPPSPAEGLILVDVKTNIDVDIDSYVLRMLKNSWEKSLNNSLMRLGLCKTVLSKT, encoded by the coding sequence ATGTACATATTTAAGATTGCATACGATGGAAGATTAAGTTTTCAAACACAGCCTCACGGAGAAACCGTCTGTGACAAAATTTCAAATGCACTTTTAGACTGTGGATATTTAGATGACAAGGATAGGGTTCCGCTCTATCACGGGGGAAGAACTGATCGAGGAGTATCTGCACTTGGAAATTACATTGTTTACGAAATGGACAAAAAACCGGTGCTCCCAAGAGTTCAGTCTAATCTTAAAAAAGACGGAATATGGGTTTTGGGATGTAAAGAGATCGATACTTTTCCAGAAATAGAATACAGGCACTATCAGTACAACTTACCGAATAAAAATCACGATGTCGAACTAATGAAAAAGGCATCTGAAAAACTTATCGGAACACACTATTTCCAGAATTTATCAAAAAGGGATAAAACAAAGGTAAAGGATCCAGTCAGGACACTTCACGACATTAAAATATCATCAAATGACTATTTCATTACTATTGATATTTTTGGGGAGAGTTTTCTTTGGAACATGGTTCGAAGAATCATAAGACTCCTTTCCGATGTTGGAAAACACAAATTTGAAGATCCTGAAAAATTTATCGAATTAATCCTGTCAAAAGATTACAACAAGGGTTACCCACCATCCCCTGCCGAAGGTTTAATACTGGTCGATGTCAAAACTAATATTGACGTTGATATTGATAGTTATGTCCTTAGAATGTTGAAAAATAGCTGGGAAAAATCCCTGAATAACAGTTTGATGAGACTTGGACTCTGTAAAACCGTTTTATCGAAAACTTAA
- a CDS encoding MarC family protein — MDVQFIILAFTSLFSILNPFGVIPTYLVLTSQYSKVEKIKIIRKSMLAAFTILMMFALLGNQIIGFFGISIPAIKITGGVLLFLIALDMIQGNTSKVEKSPKLESHLKSHAEELEDMNEIAIVPLTVPLLTGPGSISAVIAMMAQTSDFDGKLSVIIAISLCIIISYFVLKFSKDLEKMLGKIGFKVLTKMMGLVLTAISIQMALDGVLMVFG, encoded by the coding sequence ATGGACGTACAGTTTATAATACTGGCATTTACATCATTATTCTCCATATTAAACCCATTTGGAGTAATTCCAACGTACTTAGTCCTTACTAGCCAGTACTCCAAAGTTGAAAAAATCAAAATAATACGAAAATCCATGCTTGCAGCGTTTACAATCCTTATGATGTTTGCATTGCTTGGAAATCAGATTATCGGGTTTTTTGGAATTTCAATTCCTGCAATCAAAATTACAGGTGGAGTTTTACTCTTCTTGATTGCACTTGATATGATTCAGGGGAACACGTCAAAGGTAGAAAAAAGCCCTAAGCTTGAATCCCATTTAAAAAGCCACGCTGAAGAACTTGAAGATATGAATGAGATAGCAATAGTTCCTTTAACTGTTCCTTTACTTACGGGACCAGGTTCAATCAGCGCAGTTATTGCCATGATGGCACAAACTAGTGATTTTGATGGAAAACTCTCGGTAATAATTGCAATATCACTTTGTATAATAATATCTTACTTCGTGCTCAAATTTTCAAAAGATTTGGAAAAAATGCTCGGTAAAATCGGATTTAAAGTACTTACAAAGATGATGGGTCTTGTACTTACAGCAATATCTATCCAGATGGCCCTTGATGGAGTATTAATGGTCTTTGGATAA
- a CDS encoding sulfite exporter TauE/SafE family protein, translated as MEFIIGFSAFMLGIMHALEPGHGKSIMAAYVVGTDANLKESLTLGFTVLFSHVFVIFLLGLFSIYLVGYFNIEYVSTVMEVLGGFILLLVGAWILKSYYIPHQHSINTNKGALAIGLSAGLVPCPAALAVLLFSISNNAIFDGLYYVIVFSIGLAISIALFSILFVKSKNFLEKYVKNEQINKMPLISGIIIILFGLWNISGPLLGIH; from the coding sequence ATGGAGTTTATTATAGGTTTTTCAGCTTTTATGCTTGGAATTATGCATGCACTCGAACCGGGTCATGGAAAATCCATAATGGCAGCATATGTGGTAGGAACAGATGCAAATCTTAAAGAATCACTTACTCTCGGTTTTACGGTTTTGTTTTCCCATGTATTCGTTATATTTTTACTCGGGCTTTTTTCAATATATCTTGTAGGGTACTTTAATATCGAATATGTAAGTACAGTAATGGAAGTTCTTGGTGGATTTATTTTATTATTGGTTGGTGCATGGATTCTTAAAAGCTATTATATTCCCCATCAACATAGTATTAATACAAATAAAGGCGCACTGGCTATCGGATTATCAGCAGGTTTAGTTCCGTGTCCTGCTGCACTTGCAGTATTGTTATTTAGCATCTCAAACAATGCGATTTTTGATGGGTTGTATTATGTAATTGTATTTAGTATCGGGCTTGCAATCAGTATTGCATTATTTTCAATACTATTTGTAAAAAGCAAAAATTTTTTAGAAAAATACGTCAAAAACGAACAAATAAACAAAATGCCGCTGATTAGTGGAATAATAATTATATTATTTGGACTTTGGAATATTTCTGGCCCATTACTCGGAATTCATTAA
- a CDS encoding DMT family transporter, with amino-acid sequence MDKTWALIFAIIVGFVASFQPIVNSKLGTHIGSKNAVFVNFLIGLFLIALIILISDPSSIKQLSKVPAINPVYLLGGIMGVIIVLLSLIVVPELGALSAFSIFVGVQLISGALIDHFGIFGIQKSPITLFKLFGIFLLLIGMRILIK; translated from the coding sequence ATGGATAAGACTTGGGCGTTGATTTTTGCAATTATTGTTGGATTTGTAGCATCATTTCAACCGATAGTAAATTCAAAATTGGGGACACATATTGGTTCTAAAAATGCAGTATTTGTAAATTTCTTAATTGGGCTCTTTTTAATCGCTCTTATAATATTAATCAGTGACCCATCTTCAATTAAACAGCTTTCAAAGGTACCGGCCATAAATCCGGTTTATCTTCTTGGGGGAATTATGGGTGTAATTATTGTTCTGCTTTCATTAATTGTAGTGCCGGAACTTGGAGCGCTTTCTGCATTTTCGATTTTTGTTGGGGTTCAATTGATAAGTGGTGCCTTAATTGATCATTTTGGAATATTTGGGATCCAAAAATCGCCCATAACTCTTTTTAAATTATTTGGAATTTTTTTATTATTGATTGGAATGAGAATACTGATTAAATAA
- a CDS encoding mechanosensitive ion channel family protein: MALDQLYFGNTLYSYMIFLIFIFFGVFFGKVMYIFLNKYVRVLAGKTKTKLDDVVLDAVEIPLIIVVFVLFFKYGLNNLVLNEHLSLWLNESLTVAMTFAGVLFLLKIVDDIIVNYVVPIVEKSENKLDDQLVPLMRKLVKFLILIAGLLLILSNVGYNISALLAGLGIGGLAVALAAKDTIENLIAGFIIIIDRPFKLGDWIKWGGKEGIVEEVGIRSTRVRSFGDTIITVPNANIVQTEIENFTERRKRQVKATIGLTYDTPVDKVKRAKEIIENVLTEHHGVVDPIRVSFVEFGSFSLDLRVEYFVRDFGFDFFLNTKDEVNIKIKEEFEKENIEFAFPTQTVYYKKE; the protein is encoded by the coding sequence ATGGCGTTAGATCAATTATATTTTGGAAATACCCTGTATTCGTACATGATATTTTTAATATTCATATTTTTTGGAGTATTTTTTGGAAAAGTAATGTACATATTTTTAAATAAGTATGTACGAGTTCTTGCTGGAAAAACAAAGACTAAATTAGACGATGTAGTGCTCGATGCAGTAGAAATCCCGTTAATAATTGTGGTTTTTGTTCTATTTTTCAAGTATGGCCTAAACAATTTAGTTTTAAATGAACATTTATCTTTGTGGCTTAATGAATCCTTAACAGTTGCAATGACCTTTGCAGGGGTTTTATTTCTACTTAAAATTGTAGATGACATAATTGTAAATTATGTTGTTCCAATCGTAGAAAAGTCAGAAAATAAACTCGACGACCAGCTTGTCCCGTTAATGAGAAAACTGGTAAAATTTTTGATTTTAATTGCAGGTTTGCTACTTATTTTATCAAATGTCGGATATAACATTTCAGCACTTCTTGCAGGGCTTGGTATCGGTGGTTTGGCAGTTGCACTTGCTGCAAAAGATACTATCGAAAATTTAATTGCAGGATTTATTATAATCATCGACAGGCCGTTTAAACTGGGCGACTGGATAAAATGGGGCGGAAAAGAAGGTATTGTGGAAGAAGTTGGAATCCGGAGTACTCGGGTTCGTTCATTCGGAGACACCATAATTACTGTTCCAAATGCAAACATCGTTCAAACTGAAATCGAAAATTTCACAGAACGTAGAAAAAGACAGGTAAAAGCAACAATCGGTTTAACTTACGATACACCTGTTGACAAAGTAAAACGTGCAAAAGAAATAATAGAAAACGTTTTAACTGAGCATCACGGAGTTGTAGATCCTATAAGGGTTTCATTTGTTGAATTTGGAAGTTTTTCACTTGATTTAAGGGTAGAATACTTTGTAAGGGATTTTGGATTTGACTTCTTTTTGAATACGAAAGATGAAGTAAATATTAAAATTAAAGAAGAATTTGAGAAAGAGAATATCGAATTTGCATTCCCTACGCAGACAGTATACTACAAAAAAGAATAA
- a CDS encoding tyrosine--tRNA ligase, with amino-acid sequence MLESILKNTSEIISIEELAELLKNEEKIAYIGFEPSGRIHMGHYLQIRKMIDLQKAGFKIIILLADLHAYLNQKGTMEEVRALGEENRKVFEAMGLVADYVYGSEFQLKDEYTLDVYKLALSTTLNRARRSMEVIAREDENPKVASVVYPLMQVNDIKHLNADVAVGGMEQRKIHMLSREILPSMGYKAPVCIHNPVLTGLDGEGKMSSSKGNFIAVDDDEDTIKKKMKNAFCPMKEVSGNPVLEIAKYYLEYPATVKRPEKFGGDLVLENYEALENAFVEGLHPMDVKNLVSDQLIEILRPIREKMNE; translated from the coding sequence ATGTTAGAATCTATATTAAAAAACACTTCAGAAATTATATCAATCGAAGAACTAGCTGAACTTTTAAAGAACGAAGAAAAAATTGCATACATTGGTTTTGAACCAAGTGGAAGAATTCACATGGGCCATTACTTGCAGATAAGAAAAATGATCGATCTTCAAAAGGCAGGATTTAAAATAATAATATTATTGGCAGATTTACACGCATACTTAAACCAAAAAGGAACAATGGAAGAAGTAAGGGCTCTCGGCGAAGAAAACAGGAAAGTATTCGAAGCAATGGGTCTTGTTGCAGATTACGTTTATGGAAGCGAGTTCCAGCTAAAAGACGAATATACACTAGATGTTTACAAACTCGCACTTTCAACCACGTTAAATCGGGCAAGAAGGAGCATGGAAGTAATTGCCAGAGAAGACGAAAACCCGAAAGTTGCGAGTGTGGTATATCCATTAATGCAGGTAAACGATATAAAACACTTAAATGCTGACGTTGCAGTTGGTGGAATGGAGCAAAGAAAAATTCACATGCTTTCAAGGGAAATTTTGCCAAGTATGGGCTACAAAGCGCCAGTATGTATCCACAACCCGGTTTTAACTGGACTTGATGGCGAAGGTAAGATGTCTTCCTCAAAAGGAAACTTCATTGCAGTAGATGATGATGAGGATACAATTAAGAAAAAAATGAAAAACGCATTCTGTCCTATGAAAGAAGTTTCAGGAAACCCGGTTTTAGAAATTGCTAAATACTATTTAGAATACCCTGCAACTGTGAAAAGGCCAGAAAAATTCGGTGGAGATTTAGTTTTAGAAAATTACGAAGCTTTAGAAAATGCATTCGTTGAAGGACTTCACCCAATGGATGTTAAAAATCTTGTTTCAGATCAATTAATTGAAATTTTAAGACCTATCCGTGAAAAAATGAATGAATAA
- a CDS encoding DUF2067 family protein, whose protein sequence is MKRIISIKGTEEEIIEICERISKLGIDYSFDAKANYSENRAYNSARIKIFGDEKYKLAEDHKNILTIIDTVHNKYNKDAKGLFEYKLNDLKYPVNKDLVLDALTALKINFKYLKDENVIKCEHKIEEINGILKDILDIYSELSFYNIGSKPVKNVITLAAYITGRDIDELIEEGLEKELFREEDEKIVLNKDIDLTRKELLSVKK, encoded by the coding sequence ATGAAAAGAATAATATCAATTAAAGGAACTGAAGAAGAAATTATCGAAATCTGCGAAAGAATATCTAAATTAGGCATTGATTATTCATTTGATGCGAAAGCAAATTATTCAGAGAATCGGGCATATAACAGTGCACGAATAAAGATATTTGGCGATGAAAAGTATAAACTTGCAGAAGATCATAAAAATATCCTGACTATCATCGATACAGTTCATAATAAATACAATAAAGATGCTAAAGGACTATTTGAATACAAATTAAACGATTTAAAATACCCAGTAAACAAAGACCTCGTCTTGGATGCACTCACTGCATTAAAAATTAATTTTAAATATTTAAAAGATGAAAACGTAATCAAGTGTGAACATAAAATAGAAGAGATTAATGGTATCTTAAAAGACATTCTTGATATTTACTCTGAACTCAGCTTTTATAATATTGGATCAAAACCTGTTAAAAACGTAATAACTCTTGCGGCATACATAACAGGGCGAGATATCGATGAATTAATCGAAGAAGGACTTGAAAAAGAACTATTTAGGGAAGAAGACGAGAAAATTGTTCTTAATAAGGATATAGATTTAACAAGAAAAGAACTTTTGAGTGTGAAAAAATGA
- a CDS encoding DNA-directed RNA polymerase subunit L gives MNYVNILEKSKNFIELELVNDDHSLSNLIKEVLLSKKGVILASYGVEHPVLDPDTGRYISNPTIMLKTDEKTDAEKVLKEALKDIVDLCNKTLKEL, from the coding sequence ATGAACTACGTTAACATTCTTGAAAAAAGCAAAAACTTTATCGAATTAGAATTGGTAAATGACGACCATTCTTTGAGCAACTTAATAAAAGAAGTATTGTTATCCAAAAAAGGTGTAATTCTCGCATCATACGGTGTGGAACATCCGGTTTTAGATCCAGATACTGGAAGATACATCTCAAACCCGACAATCATGCTAAAAACCGATGAAAAAACAGATGCAGAAAAAGTTTTAAAAGAAGCTTTAAAAGACATCGTCGATCTCTGCAACAAAACACTTAAAGAATTATAA
- a CDS encoding 50S ribosomal protein L1, with translation MDSDKILNAVKEARTLAKPRNFTQSVDLIVNLKELDLTRPENRLKEQIVLPSGRGKDVAIAVIAKGDLAAQAEDMGLTVIRQEELEELGKNKKTAKKIANAHGFFIAQADMMPLVGKSLGPVLGPRGKMPQPVPANANLAPLVARFQKTVAINTRDKSLFQVYIGHESMSDEELAANAEAILNVVSKKYEKGLYHVKSAFTKLTMGAAAPIEK, from the coding sequence ATGGACAGTGACAAAATACTGAATGCAGTGAAGGAGGCTCGAACTCTTGCTAAGCCGCGGAACTTCACGCAATCCGTTGATCTCATCGTCAACTTGAAAGAGTTGGATCTTACAAGACCTGAAAACAGGTTAAAAGAACAGATCGTTTTACCAAGTGGAAGAGGTAAAGACGTTGCGATTGCGGTTATTGCGAAAGGTGACTTGGCTGCTCAAGCAGAAGACATGGGCCTCACTGTAATAAGACAGGAAGAATTAGAAGAATTAGGTAAAAACAAAAAAACAGCTAAAAAAATTGCTAACGCACACGGCTTCTTTATCGCTCAAGCTGATATGATGCCATTGGTGGGTAAATCATTAGGTCCTGTTTTAGGTCCTAGAGGTAAAATGCCACAACCTGTGCCTGCAAATGCAAATTTAGCGCCTTTAGTTGCTAGATTCCAAAAAACTGTTGCAATCAACACAAGGGATAAATCATTATTCCAAGTGTACATTGGACATGAATCAATGAGCGATGAAGAGCTTGCTGCAAATGCTGAAGCAATTTTAAACGTAGTGTCCAAAAAATACGAAAAAGGACTCTACCACGTTAAAAGTGCATTTACAAAACTTACAATGGGCGCAGCTGCTCCTATTGAGAAATAG
- a CDS encoding 50S ribosomal protein L10, whose translation MIDAKSEHKIAPWKIEEVNALKELLKSTSIIALIDMMEVPAVQLQEIRDKIRDQMTLKMSRNTLMKRAIEEVAEETGNPEFAKLADYLDKGAAIIATEMNPFKLFKTLDESKSPAPVKGGATAPCDIEVKAGSTGMPPGPFLSELKAVGIPAAIDKGKIGIKEDKVVVKEGEVVSQKLAVVLSALGIKPVTVGLNVLGVYEDGVIYTESDLKIDEEEFIGKIQKAYTSAFNLSVNAVIPTSATIETIVQKAFNDAKAVSVESAFVTDKTADAILGKAYAQMIAVAGLAGDDALDEELIEKMSSGAAAPVEEAPVEEKKEEKKEEAAPAAGLGMLF comes from the coding sequence ATGATCGACGCTAAATCAGAACATAAGATTGCCCCTTGGAAAATTGAAGAAGTTAATGCATTAAAAGAATTACTTAAAAGTACAAGCATTATTGCATTAATTGACATGATGGAAGTTCCTGCGGTACAACTCCAAGAAATCAGGGACAAAATCAGAGACCAAATGACATTAAAAATGTCAAGAAACACACTCATGAAAAGGGCAATTGAGGAAGTTGCTGAAGAAACCGGAAATCCTGAATTTGCTAAATTAGCAGATTACTTGGACAAAGGTGCTGCAATCATTGCTACCGAAATGAACCCATTCAAATTATTCAAAACACTTGACGAAAGCAAAAGCCCTGCACCTGTTAAAGGAGGCGCTACTGCACCATGCGATATTGAAGTTAAAGCTGGTTCAACAGGAATGCCACCAGGACCATTCTTAAGTGAATTGAAAGCAGTTGGAATCCCTGCTGCTATTGATAAGGGTAAAATCGGAATCAAAGAAGACAAAGTCGTCGTTAAAGAAGGCGAAGTTGTCTCACAAAAGCTTGCTGTTGTACTCTCTGCATTAGGTATTAAACCAGTTACAGTTGGTTTAAACGTACTCGGAGTTTACGAAGATGGTGTTATATACACTGAAAGCGATTTAAAAATCGATGAAGAAGAATTCATCGGAAAAATTCAAAAAGCTTACACAAGCGCATTCAACTTGTCAGTTAACGCTGTTATCCCAACAAGCGCGACAATTGAAACAATCGTTCAAAAAGCATTCAATGATGCAAAAGCTGTATCAGTTGAAAGTGCATTCGTAACAGATAAAACCGCTGATGCAATCCTTGGAAAAGCTTACGCTCAAATGATTGCTGTTGCAGGTCTTGCTGGCGATGACGCTTTAGACGAAGAATTAATAGAAAAAATGTCATCAGGCGCAGCTGCACCAGTTGAAGAAGCTCCTGTTGAGGAAAAGAAAGAAGAGAAAAAAGAAGAAGCTGCACCAGCTGCAGGTCTTGGAATGCTCTTCTAA
- the rpl12p gene encoding 50S ribosomal protein P1, with the protein MEYIYAALLLNSAGKEITEDAVKAILVAGGVEANEARVKALVAALEGVDIAEAIEKAAIAPVAAAAPAAAAAAPVEEKKEEKKEDTTAAAAAGLGALFG; encoded by the coding sequence ATGGAATACATATACGCAGCATTATTATTAAATTCCGCAGGTAAAGAAATCACAGAAGACGCTGTTAAAGCTATCTTAGTAGCTGGCGGCGTTGAAGCAAACGAAGCTAGAGTTAAAGCTTTGGTTGCTGCTTTAGAAGGCGTTGATATTGCAGAAGCTATCGAAAAAGCTGCAATCGCACCAGTAGCTGCTGCTGCTCCTGCAGCTGCTGCAGCTGCACCAGTTGAAGAGAAAAAAGAAGAGAAAAAAGAAGACACAACCGCAGCTGCTGCTGCAGGTCTCGGTGCTTTATTCGGATAA
- a CDS encoding TATA-box-binding protein: MEPEIKIVNVVVSTQIGTDIDLEYAADILDNAEYEPEQFPGLVCRLSDPKVALLIFRSGKLNCTGAKSKDDAVIAINKIIKELQEAGMDIIDNPEVNVQNMVATTELGMEPNLDDISTLECTEYEPEQFPGLVYRLSDPKVVVLIFGSGKVVITGLKRIDDAYVAFNKILTTLKELEEELY; this comes from the coding sequence ATGGAACCTGAAATCAAAATCGTAAACGTAGTTGTATCAACGCAGATTGGAACAGATATTGACTTGGAATATGCCGCAGATATATTAGATAACGCAGAATATGAACCTGAACAGTTCCCCGGACTTGTTTGTAGATTGAGCGATCCAAAGGTTGCACTTTTGATATTTAGAAGCGGTAAATTAAATTGTACCGGTGCAAAGAGCAAAGACGATGCAGTAATTGCAATAAACAAAATAATTAAAGAATTACAGGAAGCGGGAATGGACATCATCGACAATCCTGAAGTAAACGTACAAAACATGGTTGCTACAACCGAACTTGGAATGGAACCTAACTTAGACGATATATCCACCTTAGAATGCACCGAATATGAACCCGAACAGTTCCCAGGATTAGTTTACAGATTGAGCGATCCAAAGGTTGTTGTGTTAATATTCGGTAGTGGAAAAGTTGTAATTACCGGATTAAAAAGAATAGATGATGCATACGTTGCATTTAATAAGATTTTGACCACATTAAAAGAACTTGAAGAAGAATTATACTAA
- the hisH gene encoding imidazole glycerol phosphate synthase subunit HisH, whose protein sequence is MIAIIDYNAGNLRSIEKALELYTKDIVVTSDPEILLSADKLVLPGVGNFGDSMKNISQKTGDCSLNEIINKCVQKVPFLGICLGMQLLLEKSEECPEIPGLGVIKGDVIKFRHSEKIPHMGWNTVNQVQDIPLFEGIANNEYFYFVHSYHVNPSEKDVISGTTNYGYEFPCVLNKKNVYATQFHPEKSGKNGLKMIKNFVELI, encoded by the coding sequence GTGATTGCAATAATTGATTATAATGCAGGCAACTTGCGGAGTATCGAAAAGGCACTTGAACTGTACACAAAAGATATTGTTGTTACAAGTGACCCCGAAATACTCCTAAGTGCTGACAAACTAGTTCTCCCAGGTGTTGGAAATTTTGGAGACTCCATGAAAAATATTTCTCAAAAAACTGGAGACTGTTCTTTAAATGAAATAATTAACAAATGCGTTCAAAAGGTTCCTTTTTTAGGAATTTGTCTTGGAATGCAGTTGTTACTTGAAAAAAGTGAAGAATGTCCCGAAATTCCCGGTCTTGGAGTAATAAAAGGAGACGTTATAAAATTTAGACATTCTGAAAAAATCCCCCATATGGGCTGGAATACAGTAAACCAGGTTCAAGATATCCCCCTTTTTGAAGGAATAGCAAATAATGAATATTTTTACTTTGTACATTCATATCACGTGAACCCTTCAGAAAAGGACGTGATTTCAGGAACTACTAATTACGGCTACGAATTCCCCTGTGTTTTAAATAAAAAAAACGTTTATGCTACCCAGTTCCATCCTGAAAAAAGTGGTAAAAACGGTTTAAAAATGATTAAAAACTTTGTTGAATTAATTTAA
- a CDS encoding PHP domain-containing protein: MENDVFKADMHIHTKYSGMMKYMGLKFPDSVEEPLKVLKCAKANNMDIIAVTDHNTIKGALETKKYEKEFGIEVVVGSEIMSKDGEILGLYLNEDIPKRLSAEETIERIHEQGGLAVCPHPYSPICEAIGDKMFELDFDGVEVYNAYHRDGIVNNIALDKVLKNYHKSPFAFLGNSDAHLARMIGNGNTKFEGNCADDLFNAIKHRKTTYEGTPTPLSDIILWSYNVIYASEKALLKSMVKKEDNIVNYNCSKFKKGLAAFGGLMYIGTPLPLVAGFLGNIYLKKKAKQKLKEVIQEVI; the protein is encoded by the coding sequence ATGGAAAATGACGTATTTAAGGCAGACATGCACATTCACACCAAATATTCTGGAATGATGAAATACATGGGATTAAAATTTCCAGATTCTGTCGAAGAACCTTTAAAGGTATTGAAATGTGCAAAAGCAAATAATATGGACATAATTGCAGTAACTGACCACAATACTATTAAAGGAGCTCTTGAAACGAAAAAGTATGAAAAAGAGTTCGGAATCGAAGTTGTAGTTGGAAGCGAGATAATGTCAAAAGACGGTGAAATCTTGGGGTTATACCTAAATGAAGATATCCCAAAAAGATTGAGCGCTGAAGAAACCATCGAAAGAATCCATGAACAGGGTGGACTTGCAGTATGTCCCCACCCATACAGCCCGATTTGTGAGGCAATCGGAGATAAGATGTTTGAACTTGATTTTGATGGTGTTGAAGTTTACAATGCATACCATAGAGATGGAATTGTAAACAACATTGCACTCGATAAGGTTTTGAAAAACTACCACAAGTCCCCTTTTGCATTTTTAGGAAATAGTGATGCGCATTTAGCAAGAATGATTGGAAATGGAAACACTAAATTTGAAGGAAACTGTGCAGATGATTTATTTAATGCTATAAAGCACAGAAAAACAACTTACGAAGGAACTCCAACCCCACTTTCAGATATAATTCTGTGGAGTTACAATGTTATCTATGCTTCAGAAAAAGCGCTTTTAAAATCAATGGTTAAAAAAGAAGATAATATTGTAAACTACAACTGTTCGAAATTTAAAAAAGGTCTCGCAGCATTTGGCGGGTTGATGTATATTGGAACGCCACTCCCACTTGTTGCAGGGTTTTTAGGAAATATATATCTTAAGAAAAAAGCAAAACAGAAATTAAAAGAAGTAATTCAAGAAGTTATTTAG